A stretch of Janibacter endophyticus DNA encodes these proteins:
- a CDS encoding ABC transporter ATP-binding protein, with the protein MTTRPATITVSDLTRRFGDRTVVDAVSFTVPEGLMTGFVGGNGAGKTTTMRMIMGVLGIHGGEVRWGDHPVTTAERRRIGYMPEERGLYPKQKILEQLVYLASLKGVDPGEAKGEAQGLLERFGLGDRAGDTVEKLSLGNQQRVQIIAAVMSRPAALVLDEPFSGLDPAAVDSMADLLREQTARGVPVLFSSHQLDLVERLCDRLVVLAAGQVRAEGTTEELRSQGPVRYRLTLAGDAGWVRAVPGVHCVDIDGPTALLELDPGGAPGGAAGVDPADERVDHLLREGLARGGVRELVRVVPPLSAIYREVTA; encoded by the coding sequence ATGACGACGCGACCAGCGACCATCACGGTCTCCGACCTGACCCGCCGCTTCGGCGACCGCACGGTCGTCGACGCGGTGAGCTTCACCGTGCCGGAGGGGCTGATGACCGGCTTCGTCGGCGGCAACGGTGCCGGCAAGACGACGACCATGCGGATGATCATGGGCGTCCTCGGGATCCACGGCGGCGAGGTCCGTTGGGGCGACCACCCGGTGACCACCGCCGAGCGCCGTCGCATCGGCTACATGCCCGAGGAGCGGGGCCTCTACCCCAAGCAGAAGATCCTCGAGCAGCTCGTCTACCTCGCCTCCCTCAAGGGCGTCGACCCGGGCGAGGCGAAGGGGGAGGCCCAGGGTCTCCTCGAGCGGTTCGGTCTCGGGGACCGGGCCGGCGACACGGTCGAGAAGCTCTCGCTCGGCAACCAGCAGCGGGTCCAGATCATCGCGGCCGTCATGTCGCGCCCGGCGGCGCTCGTCCTCGACGAGCCCTTCTCCGGGCTCGACCCGGCGGCCGTCGACTCCATGGCCGACCTGCTCCGTGAGCAGACCGCCCGCGGGGTGCCCGTGCTCTTCTCGAGCCACCAGCTCGACCTCGTCGAGCGGCTCTGCGACCGGCTGGTCGTTCTCGCCGCCGGTCAGGTCCGCGCCGAGGGCACGACCGAGGAGCTCCGCTCGCAGGGGCCGGTCCGCTACCGGCTCACTCTCGCCGGCGACGCCGGCTGGGTCCGCGCGGTCCCCGGGGTGCACTGCGTGGACATCGACGGGCCGACGGCCCTCCTCGAGCTCGATCCCGGCGGCGCACCAGGGGGCGCCGCCGGGGTCGACCCCGCCGATGAGCGCGTCGACCACCTGCTCCGCGAGGGCCTCGCGCGCGGCGGGGTCCGAGAGCTGGTCCGGGTCGTCCCGCCGCTGTCCGCCATCTACCGGGAGGTCACGGCATGA
- a CDS encoding ABC transporter permease, with product MSRTDTQPTDRTKSSGTAPWLLVARREVTVKLRDKAFIGGTLMSLAILVAVFGFQAWQSERHRDVTLVATPAAVEMADAVVAATPGIDDKITVHRADAADEAAAESALAGGEADGWLHEVDGAWTLVGYEDQDGALQQVVTQTVAQQVLEARAQEAGTTAAALTQGSEVRTALLEGDADQAALGQAVGFIMAILFYFSAMMFGMTLASSVVEEKQSRIVEIIATSMPTTQLLAGKILGNVVLAVGQLALFVAVGLVGITFTDLGSMLPSLSTGILWYVAFYLAGFVLLATLFAVAGALASRVEDVQSTATPVTMLLMAVFFSALLASGTVAEVLSWLPPFSAVLMPMRLVSGTADWWQAGLALLALVAVTAVVLVAATRIYRRALLQTSGKLGYKEAWNAEV from the coding sequence ATGAGCCGCACCGACACCCAGCCCACCGACCGCACGAAGAGCTCGGGCACCGCTCCTTGGCTGCTCGTCGCTCGGCGCGAGGTCACGGTCAAGCTCCGGGACAAGGCCTTCATCGGCGGCACGCTGATGTCGCTGGCGATCCTCGTCGCCGTCTTCGGCTTCCAGGCCTGGCAGTCCGAGCGGCACCGCGACGTCACGCTCGTGGCGACACCCGCCGCGGTCGAGATGGCTGACGCCGTCGTCGCTGCGACCCCCGGGATCGACGACAAGATCACGGTGCACCGGGCGGACGCCGCCGACGAGGCCGCCGCCGAGTCCGCGCTCGCCGGGGGCGAGGCCGACGGATGGCTGCACGAGGTGGACGGCGCCTGGACGCTCGTCGGCTACGAGGACCAGGACGGCGCCCTGCAGCAGGTGGTCACCCAGACCGTTGCCCAGCAGGTGCTCGAGGCCAGGGCGCAGGAGGCTGGGACGACGGCCGCCGCGCTCACGCAGGGCAGCGAGGTCCGCACGGCCCTGCTCGAGGGCGATGCCGACCAAGCGGCGCTCGGCCAGGCCGTCGGCTTCATCATGGCGATCCTCTTCTACTTCTCCGCGATGATGTTTGGCATGACGCTCGCGTCGAGCGTCGTCGAGGAGAAGCAGTCCCGGATCGTCGAGATCATCGCGACGTCGATGCCGACGACCCAGCTGCTCGCGGGCAAGATCCTCGGCAACGTCGTCCTCGCCGTCGGCCAGCTCGCGCTCTTCGTCGCCGTGGGCCTCGTCGGGATCACCTTCACCGACCTCGGCTCGATGCTGCCCAGCCTGAGCACCGGCATCCTCTGGTACGTCGCCTTCTACCTCGCCGGCTTCGTCCTCCTCGCGACCCTCTTCGCGGTCGCCGGCGCGCTGGCCAGCCGGGTCGAGGACGTCCAGTCGACGGCCACCCCGGTGACGATGCTGCTCATGGCGGTCTTCTTCTCCGCCCTCCTCGCGAGCGGCACGGTCGCCGAGGTGCTGTCCTGGCTGCCGCCCTTCTCCGCGGTGCTCATGCCGATGCGTCTCGTGTCGGGTACGGCCGACTGGTGGCAGGCGGGCCTCGCGCTGCTCGCGCTCGTCGCCGTCACCGCGGTGGTCCTCGTCGCCGCGACCCGGATCTACCGTCGGGCGCTGCTCCAGACGAGCGGCAAGCTCGGCTACAAGGAGGCGTGGAACGCCGAGGTCTGA
- a CDS encoding DedA family protein, which produces MQQLIDWVLGIMESVGGPGIALAIFLENLFPPIPSEVVLPLAGFTAANGEYTIVEAVLWATLGSVTGALLLYGFGAVVGMDRLRVIAHRMPLVDVSDVDKADTWFTRHGRKAVFFGRLIPGIRSLISIPAGVDRMPLTGFLAMTTAGSLLWNTALISAGYALGSRYHVVEQYIDPISKVIYVLIVLAVVAWVIFLVRRNKRRSHDPDHEIDPDTLT; this is translated from the coding sequence ATGCAACAGCTCATCGACTGGGTCCTCGGGATCATGGAGTCCGTCGGAGGACCCGGCATCGCGCTGGCGATCTTCCTCGAGAACCTCTTCCCGCCGATCCCCAGCGAGGTCGTCCTGCCGCTCGCCGGCTTCACCGCCGCCAACGGGGAGTACACGATCGTCGAGGCCGTCCTCTGGGCCACCCTCGGATCGGTGACCGGCGCCCTGCTCCTCTACGGCTTCGGCGCGGTCGTCGGCATGGACCGGCTGCGCGTCATCGCGCACCGGATGCCGCTCGTCGACGTCTCGGACGTCGACAAGGCCGACACGTGGTTCACGAGGCACGGCCGCAAGGCGGTCTTCTTCGGCCGGCTCATCCCCGGCATCCGCAGCCTGATCTCGATCCCTGCGGGCGTCGACCGGATGCCGCTCACCGGCTTCCTCGCGATGACCACCGCCGGCTCCCTGCTGTGGAACACCGCGCTCATCTCCGCCGGCTACGCCCTCGGCTCGAGGTACCACGTCGTCGAGCAGTACATCGACCCGATCAGCAAGGTCATCTACGTGCTCATCGTCCTTGCGGTCGTCGCCTGGGTGATCTTCCTCGTCCGTCGCAACAAGCGGCGCAGCCACGACCCCGACCACGAGATCGACCCCGACACCCTGACCTGA
- a CDS encoding TrmH family RNA methyltransferase: protein MSEGVEGRVVGVGPWDGPWPEDDRLDPELLREGDRRNVLDRYRYWRHEAIVADLETRRHGFHVAIENWEHDFNIGSVVRTANALGAAAFHIVGRRRWNRRGAMVTDRYQVEHHHPTVADFAAWAKGEGLTVVGIDNVPGAVPLETFDLPRECVLVLGQEGPGISPEMLTACDVVLEIGQHGSTRSMNAGAAAAIAMHAWVRRHVHGQRPAGAAPEVP from the coding sequence GTGAGCGAAGGGGTCGAAGGTCGGGTCGTGGGGGTGGGCCCCTGGGACGGGCCGTGGCCGGAGGACGACCGCCTCGACCCCGAGCTGCTCAGGGAGGGCGACCGGCGCAACGTCCTCGACCGGTACCGCTACTGGCGCCACGAGGCGATCGTCGCCGACCTCGAGACGCGCCGGCACGGCTTCCACGTCGCGATCGAGAACTGGGAGCACGACTTCAACATCGGCTCGGTCGTCCGGACCGCCAACGCCCTCGGTGCCGCGGCCTTCCACATCGTCGGCCGTCGCCGGTGGAACCGTCGGGGCGCCATGGTCACCGACCGCTACCAGGTTGAGCACCACCACCCCACCGTCGCGGACTTCGCGGCCTGGGCGAAGGGGGAGGGGCTGACGGTCGTCGGGATCGACAACGTCCCCGGTGCGGTGCCGTTGGAGACCTTCGACCTGCCCCGTGAGTGCGTGCTGGTCCTCGGCCAGGAGGGGCCGGGGATCTCACCGGAGATGCTCACTGCGTGCGACGTCGTCCTCGAGATCGGGCAGCACGGCTCGACCCGCTCGATGAACGCCGGCGCCGCCGCTGCGATCGCCATGCACGCCTGGGTCCGACGTCACGTCCACGGCCAGCGGCCGGCCGGGGCCGCGCCCGAGGTCCCCTAG
- a CDS encoding pyridoxal phosphate-dependent aminotransferase yields MSSLGPSRRSQVPPFTVMEVLARVAQLRAEGRDVISLCAGEPSGGAPDAVSLAAAELHASRRPLTYTPALGTAALRAAIAGHYRRWYDLDVPPGRVAVTTGSSGAFVLAFLAAFDAGDRVALARPGYPAYRNILSSLGCEVVDLDCGADVRYQPTPAMLDEAHSQAPLAGLVLASPANPTGTMVDRAELTAITHWCREHDVRLVSDEIYHGVTYPEPGGPDPRGVCAAEIDDGVVVISSFSKYWGMTGWRLGWMLMPEDLAAAVDALAGSIALCPPVPAQEAAVAAFEPAALEQCEGGVAEFAHTRRLLLEAAPRLGWGAAAPADGAFYYYAHLGRQLERWRDAPTYAAALLDATGVAVTPGNDFDGVAGHEHVRLSFAAGPAAVAEAVERIAAWQGGS; encoded by the coding sequence ATGAGCTCGCTCGGTCCCTCTCGCCGTTCGCAGGTCCCGCCCTTCACGGTCATGGAGGTGCTGGCCCGGGTTGCGCAGCTGCGCGCCGAGGGGCGCGACGTCATCTCGCTCTGCGCGGGGGAGCCGTCCGGCGGGGCGCCGGACGCGGTGTCGCTGGCGGCCGCCGAGCTGCACGCCTCCCGTCGGCCGCTGACCTACACCCCGGCGCTGGGCACGGCCGCGCTGCGGGCAGCGATCGCCGGCCACTACCGACGCTGGTACGACCTCGATGTCCCGCCTGGCCGGGTCGCCGTCACCACGGGCAGCTCGGGGGCCTTCGTCCTGGCCTTCCTCGCGGCCTTCGACGCCGGTGACCGGGTCGCGCTCGCCCGGCCCGGCTACCCCGCCTACCGCAACATCCTCAGCAGCCTGGGTTGCGAAGTGGTCGACCTCGACTGCGGCGCGGACGTGCGCTACCAGCCGACCCCGGCGATGCTCGACGAGGCCCACTCGCAGGCCCCGCTCGCTGGTCTCGTGCTCGCCTCGCCGGCGAACCCGACCGGCACGATGGTCGACCGCGCCGAGCTCACGGCGATCACTCACTGGTGCCGGGAGCACGACGTCCGCCTCGTGAGCGACGAGATCTACCACGGTGTCACCTACCCCGAGCCCGGCGGGCCCGACCCGCGCGGGGTGTGCGCGGCGGAGATCGACGACGGCGTCGTCGTCATCAGCTCGTTCAGCAAGTACTGGGGCATGACCGGCTGGCGGCTGGGCTGGATGCTCATGCCCGAGGACCTCGCCGCGGCCGTCGACGCGCTGGCCGGCAGCATCGCGCTCTGCCCGCCCGTCCCGGCCCAGGAGGCGGCCGTCGCAGCCTTCGAACCGGCGGCACTGGAGCAGTGCGAAGGGGGCGTGGCCGAGTTCGCGCACACCCGTCGTCTCCTGCTCGAGGCGGCACCGCGGCTGGGCTGGGGGGCCGCGGCCCCGGCCGACGGCGCCTTCTACTACTACGCCCACCTCGGCCGGCAGCTGGAGCGGTGGCGGGACGCGCCCACCTACGCCGCGGCGCTGCTCGACGCGACCGGTGTCGCGGTGACGCCGGGCAACGACTTCGACGGCGTCGCCGGTCACGAGCACGTGCGTCTGAGCTTCGCCGCCGGCCCAGC